The Sulfurospirillum arsenophilum NBRC 109478 nucleotide sequence GTTCGTGTCGACCCTCTCTTTCCTGTGACAGAAGCATCCCCGTTTTCAGGGGCTTATGTCACCTTTGAACCAGGAGCGCGTTCGTTTTGGCATGTTCATCCCTCAGGACAGCATCTCGTTGTAACTTCAGGTATGGGGTGGACGCAAGAGGTCGGAAAACCAAAAGTGGAAGTCAAAGAGGGCGATGTTATTTGGTGTCCTCCCGGTGTCAAACACTGGCATGGTGCAACTACAACATCTTCTATGACCCATATGGCACTTACAGGAACACTCAATGGCAAAAATGTTGAATGGCTAGAAGCCGTTTTGGATGAGCAATATAAACACTAACAAGAAAGAGTCATCATGCATTATGTCAAAAAAACATCATTTATGTTAGCAATCATTTTTAATCTTTTAACAGGAGTTACTATGGCAGCCGATTACAAACAAAATCCATTTACCCTCACCTATAATGGGGCTATCAAAGAAAATATCAAAGGCAAAGTTAACATTCATCCCTTAACCTATAAACTAAACGGCATTGAAATTGCCGCCAACGTCTACACACCAGCCAATTATGATCCTTCTAAAAAGTATCCTGCTGTTGTCGTTGCCCATCCAAATGGGGGTGTCAAAGAACAAGTAGCGGGTTTGTATGCCCAACGCCTCGCTGAACAAGGTTATATTACTATTGCTTCAGATGCTGCTTATCAAGGCGCTAGTGGAGGACAACCACGCAACGTGGATAAGCCAGCCAACAGAGTAGAAGACATCCACGGTATGGCTGATTTTATCACTCATTATGCTGGTGTTGATGCCAATCGTTTGGGACTTCTTGGTATCTGCGGTGGTGGTGGATACTCATTGGAAGCAGCAAAAACAGATAAACGTTTCCATGCCATTGCAACACTCAGTATGTTTAATTCAGGCATCGTTCGAAAAAACGGTTATCTTGACTCTCAAATCGACACAATCCAAGCCAGATTAAAACAAGCAAGTGACGCTAGAGCACAAGAAGTTGCTGGTGGAAAGGTACTCTATATTGCTGATACTATACCAACCGATGAGCAAGTTGCAAAAATGCCTTATGATTTGTATCGTGAAGGTTTTGAGTATTACTTCAAAACACATGCGCATCCAAACTCAACGTTTAAATATACAATGAGTAGTTTACTGGATCTTATGATTTTTGATGCGACAGCTAACATGGATCTCATCAACCAACCACTTTTAATGATCGCTGGAGATAAAGCAGATTCGCTCTATATGACTTTAGAAGCTTTTCAAAAAGCACACAATACACAAAGTAAAGAGCTCTTCTTAATCAAAAATGCTACGCATATTCAAACATACTTTATACCAGAATATGTCAACCAAGCTATGGGAAAATTGACCGAATTTTTTGAAAAAACACTCGCTAAGTAAAGGAATAATCATGCAATACGTAACATTAAAAAATGGTATTCAAATGCCACAACTCGGATTTGGTGTTTTTCAAATCCCCGATTTAAAACAGTGTGAAACCTCAGTGCATGAAGCACTAGAAGTGGGATACTGCTTGTTCGATACAGCCTCCGCATATCAAAATGAAGAAGCTATAGGAAACGCTCTTAAAACAAGTTCTATTGCACGAGAAGAGCTTTTTATTACAACGAAACTCTGGATCAGCGATGCAGGTTATGAGAAGACCAAAAAAGCATTTTTGACCTCTTTAAAAAAATTAGGATTAGATTATCTTGATTTGTATCTGATTCATCAACCTTTCAATGATGTGTACGGTTCGTGGAGAGCGATGGAAGAGCTTTATAAAGAAGGTCTTATCAAAGCTATCGGTGTTTGCAACTTTGCGCCCGATAGACTCGTCGACCTTGCTCTGTATAATGAAATAGCACCTATGCTCAATCAAATCGAAACGCATCCCTTTCACCAACAACAAGAAGCGCAAACCGTGATGCAAGCGTATGGCATTCAAATGCAATCGTGGGGACCTTTTGCTGAGGGGAAAAACAACATCTTCCACAATGAGCTTCTAGCATCCATTGCAAAAAATCATGGCAAGTCCATTGCCCAAGTTGTTTTACGTTGGTTAATGCAACGCAATATCGTTGCCATACCTAAATCCGTACGTCCAGAGCGAATGGCTGAAAATTTTGCTATATTTGATTTTGAATTATCTGAGCAAGAGATGCAAGACATTGTTGCACTTGACCAAAAAAAGAGTAGCTTTTTTGACCATCGTGACCCAGCAATGGTTAAGTGGCTAAGTGGCTATAAATCGTGAATAAAATGATGGGACGATAATCATGAAACACAAAACTGTTGCTATTGCAGGTGCTACGGGACTCGTTGGTAGTCATTTACTCAATGGCTTATTAGCCGATCCAGCGATTGAAAAAGTTTATGCGTTGGGCAGAACGCCCTTACCTATTTCGCATGAAAAGCTAACGTTCATTCACGTTAATTTTGATGCGTTACCCACTTTGCCACCCCTTGATGAAGTCTATTTGGCACTGGGAACGACCATTAAGGTTGCGGGGAGTAAAGATGCATTTTCAAAGGTGGATTTTACGTATAATCTAGCCGTAGCAAAAACAGCGTTAGCAGCAGGAGCGAAGAAAATTGGTGTTGTCAGCTCCATCGGAGCAGATGCTCATTCCAACAGTTTTTATCCTCAAGTAAAAGGGCAACTCGAAGATGCCTTGAAAGCGTTAACGCCCGAAGGTTTGGTCATTGTCAGACCATCCATTTTGCTAGGAGATCGAAAATCCTTAGGTCAGCCTACACGCAGGGGTGAAGAAATTTTCATGGCTCTTGCCAAGCTACTCAACCCATTTCTACCCAAAACCTTTAGGGCGATAGAAGCAACAAAAGTAGCCAATGCTTTACGTGCAGAAGTGCCAAAAACTACGGGTAACGTGATGATTGATTCGGCTCACTTACAGCAATACGCATTATAGGAAAGGCAATAAATAATGAAACAAGCACTATGGGCTATTTTAGCTATCGTATTCATTGGTTTCATACCATTTCTGGAGGCAAAAGAGATGTTAGAAAACGCATTAACCCCTAAACAACAAAGCATCATTACCATTTCAGCATTTACGGCTAATGGCGACCTTGAAAAACTCAAATCTGCCCTTATTCAGGGATTAGATGCTGGTCTTAGTGTCAATGAGATCAAAGAAATTTTAGTGCATCTGTATGCGTATACGGGATTTCCACGAAGCCTTAATGGTATCAATACCTTTATGACAGTGATAAATGAACGTCAAGCAAAAGGCATAAAAGACACCATGGGGAAAGAGGCAACTGCGTTACCCTCTAATTTTAACAAAGACGAATACGGTGCGCGTGTGAGAGCTGAACTGCTGGGTCAAAAAGAGATTCCCTCCCCGAGTAGTTACCAACTCTTCGCACCTACCATCGATACGTTTTTAAAAGAACACCTTTTTGCGGACATCTTTGCACGGGATATTTTGGATTATCAGACACGAGAACTGGTTACCATTTCAGCCCTTGCTTCGATGATGGGCACAGCACCACAACTTCAAGCACATCTTGGTATTGCCCTAAATATGGGGCTTGCGAAAGAGCAGTTGGAAGCGTTTACGGCGGTACTTAAAAAAGAAGTCGGAGACCAAGAAGCGCAAAGTGCTCATGATGTTCTAACCATCGTGCTTAAAAATAGAAAGTTATAAGGAAAATACCCTATGTCAAAAAACGTTTTAATTCTCTCAGCAAGCCCACGCAAAGGGGGCAATTCGGATCTTTTATGCGATGAATTTTTAAAAGGCTCACTTGATGCTGGAAATAAGGCTGAGAAGATTTTTCTGAAAAATAAAAATATTGGTTACTGCACCGGCTGTGGTGTCTGTTTTGGAGGCAAGCCCTGCTCTCAAAAAGATGATATGGGTGAAGTGTTAGAGAAGATGATTGATGCAGATGTCATCGTCATGGCGACACCCGTTTATTTTTATGCGATGAACGGGCAGATGAAAACACTCATTGACCGTACCTGTGCGAGGTACCAAGAGATTAACAACAAAGAGTTTTATTTTATCGTGGCCGCAGCCGATGGCAGTAAAGCTTTGATGCAGCGAACCATTGAGGAGTTTCGTGGCTTTACCTACTGTTTGAGCAACCCTAAAGAAAAAGGGATTGTTTATGGAACAGGTGCTTGGCAAATAGGTGACATCAAGGGCAAACCCTCTATGAATGAAGCCTATACATTTGGTAAAAATGCTTAATGACAAACGTATTTAAAATTTACCTCCTCGCCTTTATGAGCTTTTTAGTCGGTACATCACAGTTTATTATTGTGGGTGTTTTAGATCAAATAGCAGATTCACTGGGCATTTCCGTCTCGTCTGCTGGACAGCTTGTAAGTGTTTATGCTCTCGCTAGTGCTATAGGAACGCCTCTGGTCATTATGGCGACTTCTAAAATGGATCAACGAGCGCAACTGTTACTCTCATTGGTTGTGTTTATCATCGGTGTTTTTGCAATGCCTCTGTTTCATAGCTATCTTTTGATCGTGCTTTCTCGCATCATTGTAGGTGTGGGAGCAGGTGTTTTTGTGGTAACAGCTTATGCGATGAGCGCCAACTTGGCTGAGAGAGGAAAACAAGGAACGGCTATGTCAAACATTGCAATGGGTTTTAGTCTCTCCCTTGTTTTGGGCGTTCCCTTAGGGCGCGTCATTACGGCTATGGCGAATTGGCAGGCTATTTTTTGGCTCATAGGCATTTTAAGTCTCTTCTCGTTTTTCGTTGTGGCTAAAGTCCTTCCCAAAACGGTGGGTGAACCTCCTATTGCGATAAGTGAACAACTCTCCTTTTTAAAACAGCCTAAAATCATGAGCGCTCTTGGCATTACGTTTCTCTTTTTTATCAGTTTTTCCATTATCAATACCTACATCACACCCTTCTTATTTTCCATTCGCCCTCTGAGTGAGCATGAAATAAGTACGATTTTATTTGCCCTTGGCATTGCGAGTTTTGTTGGCTCAAAGTTAGCAGGCTTTTTAGCCGATCGCATCGGCATCACCCGAACGCTTTTGGGCAGTATGTCTGTGCATCTTGTAGCGCTCATCCTTCTTTTCTTTGTGGCACACTCCATTCTCTTAACATCACTTTTACTTTTTATTTGGGTGGCGGCATCATGGACATTTGGACCAACGCAAAGTTTCAACTTAGCCTCTATTGCGCCCAAAGCTTCTGGCATACTCCTTAGCCTTAACAGCTCATTTGTCCAACTTGGTTTTGCCGTGGGTGCAGGTTTGGGAGGCATTACCATTAGCCATTTACCGCTAATCGCCCTCAGTGGCGTTGGTAGTCTTTGTACCTTATGTGCCATAGGCATGTTGCTTTTAAGCGTTAAAAAATACGCTCATTCATCACAAATGCTATAATTTAAAAAATAAAGGAATAAAAACATGGATGCACTTTTTGAAGCATACAGAGCTGAAATTATCAAGAGAATTGAAGCAAAACGCGTGGAAGATGGCATTATAAAAACAGAGATTCCAACACTGAGTTTTTACTACTCAAGATCAACCACTGAATTTGCAACAGTCGTTTATGAACCTTCCCTTTGCCTTGTCTTACAAGGATCAAAAGCATTAATATTGGGCGATGAAAACTATAGTTATGACCCTTCACGTTACCTTTTAGCTTCGGTTCATATGCCTACACGTGTACGCATCATGGAGGCTTCAGAAGAGAAGCCTTATATCTCTTTAAAACTGACGTTTACAATGGAAGATATTTTTGAGGTAATAAAAGAAGCACATACTCAATCACGCACTACAAATCTAACGCCAGAATTAGGTCTTTGCTTTGGAGATATGAGTACACAAGTGATAGACCCAATCGCGCGCTTAGTACGTCTGCTGGATACTCCCAATAACATCAAATTCATGGCACCGATGATTATTAAAGAGGTTTTATACCATGTCATCAATGACAAAGGGGGAGATTTTCTTCGTAAGTATGTTATGGATGGAAGCATTGTTCAGCAAATTGTTAAGGTTATTGCCAAAATCAAGCAAGATTTTACAGAAACTATCAATATGAAAGAGCTTGCAAAGTCTTATGGTATGAGCGAATCTTCACTTTATCACAACTTTAAAAAAGTAACCATGTTAAGCCCTTTGCAATTTCAAAAAACCCTACGTCTCGAAGAAGCCAGACGCATGCTTTTAACACAAAATATCGAAGCCACTGAAGTTGCCTTTGCGGTCGGATATGAAAGTCCATCACAGTTTAGCAGAGAATATGCTCGTATGTTTGGTCTACCTCCTAAAATGTACGCGAAAACCGTTCAAGAAGATGCGGAAGATATCTCTTAGGTTTGCTACTGTAATTACTGCTTATTGTTTTTTACATGTAAAGCTTTACATGTAAAAAACTTTGCAGAATCTGACAAGCATCATACATAATCGTTCTACCACCCAAAGAGACAATGCCACTATAATTTCTACGTTTTTACATCATCGTAGGAGTTATAAAATGGTTTTATCCAATACCAATAAACGTCGAAATTTTTTAATCACCAGCGCTGCATTAGCTGCTGGTTCATTGTTACCACACGAATTATTTGCAGAAGAATCAACCACCACTAAGAAAATCTTAATTGCCTATTTCTCACACTCAGGAAATACACGTTACTTTGCAAAAGAGATTCAAGCACAAATAGGCGGTGATCTCTTGGAAATCAAAACCGTTAATCCTTATCCTGTGGATTATGACAGTGTTGTCGATGTGGCTAAAAAAGAGCAAAAGGCAAAATTTAGACCTAAACTTGCAACCCTTCCAACCAATCTCAATGCGTATGACATTATCTTTATAGGTTATCCAAACTGGTGGGGAACGATTCCCATGGCATTGTTTACTTTTTTTGAAGAGAACCATTTTGAGGGAAAAACACTCATCCCTTTTTCAACGCATGAGGGAAGTCACTTTGGAGATAGCATCAGCGATTTAAAAGCTCTCAACCCAAAATCAACCTTTTTCAAAGGGCTAGAGATGCGAGGAAGAAGTGTGCAATCTTCATCGAGTAAAAAAGATATCACCGCGTGGCTTACAAAACTCAATATTGCTAAAATCTAAGCTGATGCGTTCTAACTCTCTGTCTCGATTTATACTCAATACATTTTTAATCAGCCTTATCCCGTCATCAATTTTAAATAAGCTAACGGGAAATCCGTTGCATGAGGTAGTTGGTGTAATTATTCTCTTATTGATTGCAACACATACGTTTTTTAACCTTCGCTGGTTTACTGTTTTTTGGAAACAAAAGAATACATTTCATCGTCTTTTTAATACAACTATTCTTCTGCTAATGGTAGTTGCTTTTTTAGTGTTAATTACTAGCAGTCTTATGATTTCAAAGTCTCTCTTCACATTTTTAGACTTTAAAAGTACATTGATGCTACGTCAACTTCATACCACATCTGCCTATTGGTTCTTTATTTTGGGATTTATCCATTTAGGTATTCATTGGCATCGTTTTAGTGCATTGCTTCAAAAAAAATTTCGTATTCACGCACTTTTATCGCACCCACTTGCAACCTTCATCGCTTTGTTGATAGTACTTTATGCAGGATTTATCTTTATTCAAAGAGACATTGCTTCAAAACTTTTTATGACCTTTGCTTTTGAATTTTGGGATACAGAACAGTCTATCTGGAGTGTTGCGCTTGATTATATGAGTATGTCTATAGCACTCATTTTTTTGACACGCTCTTTTTTAAAATTCCAAAAACTGTTAAGATAAATTTTTGCAGAATCAGGCAATTTATATGGATTATTTATCTACCACTTGGTCATGGCTTCGTTCTATAATACTGAATATATTTTAACAAGGAAAGACTATGGACAATTTTACATTTTGTAATCCAACTCAAATTGAGTTTGGAAAAGAGAAAGAGAAAGAGGTCGGTAAACATTTACATGTAATTGGTGCTAAAAAAGTTTTGTTAACCTACGGCAGTGAGCGTATTAAAAAAGATGGTCTGTTCGATACTGTTATCAACAGCTTAAAAGAAAATAATATTGCGTACGTTGAACTTGGTGGCATTGTAAGTAATCCTCTACTTTCAAAAGTTTATGAAGGCATTGAAGTCGCAAAAAAGAATAGTGTTGATGCCATTCTCTCCATCGGTGGTGGTTCTGTGCTTGATAGCTCTAAAGCGATTGCAGCGGGGGCTTTGTATACTGGTGATGTTTGGGACTTCTTTTTAGGTAAAGCTGCTGTTGAAAAGGCATTGCCTATTGTTGATATTATTACCTTAGCTGCAACAGGAAGTGAGATGAATTGTGGTGGCGTTGTTACCAATGATACCACGAAACAAAAGTATGCGATTCAATCACCTTTCTTGTTTCCAAAAGTCTCTATCATCAATCCTGAACTTCAAAGTTCCGTGAGTAGAGATTATCTCGTTTATTCGGCTTCTGATATCATCGCGCATTGTATTGAAGGTTATTTTACAGCAACTGTTCAACCTACACTCATTAACAAACAAATAGAAGCGATCATCACAACCGTTATGTATACCACTGAAAAACTGATTGCTAATCCAAAAGATTATGATGCAAGAGCTGAATTTGCTTGGGCTGCTACGTGTGCGCTCAATGGATTAACTTATGTTGGGACTTCAGGTTTTGGTTACCCAAATCATATGATAGAACATGCACTTTCTGCCATCTGCAACGTTCCTCATGGTGCGGGACTTTCTGTCGTGATGCCAGCATGGATGCGTTGGTATAAAGAGAAAAATGAAGCTCAATTTACTCGTTTTGCGAAAACAATTTTTGGTCTTGATGATGCCAACAAAGGCATTGATGCCCTTGAAGCATGGTTTAACAAAGTTGGAACACCGACCAAATTGTCACAGATGAACATTTCTCGCGCTACATTAGATGCTGTGATTGATAATGCAACTGAAAATGCTACTTATTTTGGTATGCCAGAGTTATACACGAAAGAGGCTATTACCAAGATTCTGACAAGCGCTTTATAACCGACATAACTAAAGGTGGTTTTTTTATATCAAAACCACCTTTATATTCACAACAAAGAAACATTATGCACACATCAAATTTTGATTTAAAAACAAAGCGTTTTCGCAATCTCTATCCAATTCAAATGCCTAAAATGACATTGGCACAAAGTCTTCGTGCGGTTTATGAAATTCTTTATAAATCTTCTTATAAAAACCCTAAACGAAAGATGCCACAAATAAAACCTGATCTTGATATGTTTGGTCAAAAAAGTGATACGCTCAAATTTATTTGGTTTGGACACTCCACGGTTTTGCTCAAAATAGATGGACTCAAAGTTCTTATTGATCCTATGTTTTCAACCTATGCTTCTCCTATTATAGGGACTTTTAAACGATTTCAACCTCCCGTAGTCGAGCTTAAAGAACTACCACCTATTGATGTAATTGTCATCTCACATGACCATTACGATCACCTAGATAAGAAAAGTATTCAATTTTTCAAACACCATAAGACACGCTTTTTAGTTCCCCTTGGTATAAAACGTTATTTAATCAATTGGGGAATAGCAGAGTCTAAAATTATAGAGCTTGATTGGCATGAATCCCATGATATAGGTTCTGTAACCTTTACCGCGACACCCGCTCATCACTTTTCAGGCAGAAGCCTCTTTGGACACAATAAAACGCTTTGGGCTTCATGGGTTATCAAAGGAAAAAATGAGAAATTATTTTTTAGTGGAGATTCGGCATACAGCCCACATTTTAAAGAGATTGGCTCTATGTATGGGCCATTTGATGTCGCTTTTATGGAAAATGGACAGTACGATAAGCGTTGGATTTACGCGCATATGATGCCCGAACAAACCATCCAAGCTATTAAAGACATCAAAGCTAAATTCTTTGTTCCCATTCACTGGAGTATGTTCAGACTCTCTGCACACCACTGGTTAGATCCTTTTATGCAGTCACTCAAAATTACTGAAGAGCAAAAAGTAGCTATGATCAATCCTTTTTTAGGAGAGATCATGTGTGTTGCCAAATAAAATTTAAAAAGAATCTTCCCTTTTTGGAAGACTTATACCCAAAAATGTTTTAATGATTCTAAATGCATTTGAATATAGGGGTTATCACTTGATTTAATGTATTTAAGCAGTGGTAGCCCTAGAAGTTCGCCTACGTATTCAAAATCTTCTACTTGTTTAATACTCTCTAAAAACACCTTCGTTGCGTCTCGTTTTGCTACAAAATTTTCAAGCCTCTTCGTGTAAAAATCACTCTGTACGATACCATCTTTACATAATGATTTTCCACTTTCATAACTAACAGCAGGGCACGCAGTATCCACAAGAATATGCTCACAATAAGGACTAATAGGATAGAGCCTGCATGCTGGTGTTCTTTGTTCATATATACTGCACTTCTTATCAATGTAATATTTACAATGCCCCTTTCCATCGTTCAGTAAAACATAAACGACCAAATCTTCACCATTAACGCTAAATAAAATAGGAAAATTTTTATAGACATCTTCAAAATCTTCTAATATAAGCGGAGATGCCGCAAAACCTTTGGCACCATTGCAACAATTACCCTCGCACGCTGAACAGCCATTAAAGTATAAATTATGGCTTTTAATATTGACAAAACTTCCAATGCTTTCCATAGGAATCCTCTTTGAATAAAATATGATTTTTTGAATGTTAAAATGAAGGAATAAATGAGAAAAAATCAACCAAAAGGAATAAAAACAGATCTAATAAAATGGCTATTTTTAGGAGGTTTTGATTGATTTTTCTCGTATATAACGAGATAAATTATAGAAAGAAGAGCGAGGTTTTCAATAGAACAATTCTCCCTAAATATTGCCCATTTCTACGAAGTTTTAGTTAACAAATAGCTTTCTTGAAAGAAAAGAGTATCGTATAGATACTCTTCAATATATTTCGTTAGGACATAGGTTCCTATAAGCTTTACATTTTATTTTTTATAGGAGCTTCGACATTGGAAAATGCTTGCACCATATCGGGTAAGCGTTTCCCTCGAATTTCAATTTTAGCGATGGAATCGTTCAGTTCAGCTAATTCACTTGCTGAAAAATGAACATTAACAGCACCAATATTTTGTAGCATATGCCCTTTATGTGTTGTTCCAGGAATTGGCACAATCCATGGCTTTTGCGCCATTAACCATGCGAGTGCGACTTGTGCAGGAGTAGCAGACTTTTGTAATGCCCATTTTTTTAATAACGCGACAAGTGCAAGATTGTGTGTCAAATTCTCAGGAGCAAATCTAGATTCAGTACTTCTAAAGTCTCCAGCGGCAAATCGTGTATTTTCATCGATCCACCCCGTAAGAAATTGAACACCTAGAGGACTCCATGGAACAAAACCAATGCCAAGTTCTTCGCAAGTTCGGATTACTTCATTTTCTGGTCCGCGCCAAAGCATAGAGTATTCACTTTGTACAGCTGTAACGGGCAGCTCCGCATGAGCACGTCTCAGTGTTTGAAGTCCCATCTCTGAAAGTCCCCAATGAAGAACTTTTCCTTCAGTCATCAAATCCTTAACAGCTCCTGCAACATCTTCTATAGGAATTGCAGGATCAACTCTATGTTGATAGAGTAAATCAATACGATCTGTCCTAAGGCGTTTTAACATACCTTCAACAACCTGTTTTATATGTTTTGGATGGCTATTGAGCCCGGGTAAACGCTTACCCGTTTCTTGGTCTATGTTCCAGCCAAACTTCGTTGCGATACTTATTTTATCTCTAAAAGGGGCTACGCCTTCACCAAGAATTCGTTCGACTTCAAACGGTCCATAGGCTTCTGCCGCATCAAAGAAAGTAACACCATTGTCAAAAGCTGTTTGAATAACATCAATCATTTCTGGTTTATATGGCACAGAAGTATCATATTTACGGCTCATGTTCTGAACCCCCAAGCCAAGACTGGAAACTTCAAGTGAGCCTAATTTTCGTCGTCCTAACAATGAACTTTGTGGTGATATAGCACTATTGGCTACTTTCATTGTTTTTTCTTGCGCTAAGGCTGGAATGCCAGAAAGTAGTGTCGCAGTAGCAACACTAGATCCGGTAACTAAAAACTGACGTCTACTCATAGTGTTATCATTATGCATGTTTTTCCTTTTTAAAATTTATTTTCTTGTGTTATTTGATTTTCAAAATTTTTACAAACTCTTTTCAAACACCTCTCTGTCCCAACCACCACCAAGTGATTTGTAAAGTGAAACACCTGAAATACATTTTGCATCAATTTTATGTATTTTTATTACTCCAAGCTATTTCTAGCCCATCC carries:
- a CDS encoding MBL fold metallo-hydrolase → MHTSNFDLKTKRFRNLYPIQMPKMTLAQSLRAVYEILYKSSYKNPKRKMPQIKPDLDMFGQKSDTLKFIWFGHSTVLLKIDGLKVLIDPMFSTYASPIIGTFKRFQPPVVELKELPPIDVIVISHDHYDHLDKKSIQFFKHHKTRFLVPLGIKRYLINWGIAESKIIELDWHESHDIGSVTFTATPAHHFSGRSLFGHNKTLWASWVIKGKNEKLFFSGDSAYSPHFKEIGSMYGPFDVAFMENGQYDKRWIYAHMMPEQTIQAIKDIKAKFFVPIHWSMFRLSAHHWLDPFMQSLKITEEQKVAMINPFLGEIMCVAK
- a CDS encoding YkgJ family cysteine cluster protein, coding for MESIGSFVNIKSHNLYFNGCSACEGNCCNGAKGFAASPLILEDFEDVYKNFPILFSVNGEDLVVYVLLNDGKGHCKYYIDKKCSIYEQRTPACRLYPISPYCEHILVDTACPAVSYESGKSLCKDGIVQSDFYTKRLENFVAKRDATKVFLESIKQVEDFEYVGELLGLPLLKYIKSSDNPYIQMHLESLKHFWV
- a CDS encoding aldo/keto reductase; this encodes MHNDNTMSRRQFLVTGSSVATATLLSGIPALAQEKTMKVANSAISPQSSLLGRRKLGSLEVSSLGLGVQNMSRKYDTSVPYKPEMIDVIQTAFDNGVTFFDAAEAYGPFEVERILGEGVAPFRDKISIATKFGWNIDQETGKRLPGLNSHPKHIKQVVEGMLKRLRTDRIDLLYQHRVDPAIPIEDVAGAVKDLMTEGKVLHWGLSEMGLQTLRRAHAELPVTAVQSEYSMLWRGPENEVIRTCEELGIGFVPWSPLGVQFLTGWIDENTRFAAGDFRSTESRFAPENLTHNLALVALLKKWALQKSATPAQVALAWLMAQKPWIVPIPGTTHKGHMLQNIGAVNVHFSASELAELNDSIAKIEIRGKRLPDMVQAFSNVEAPIKNKM